Proteins from a genomic interval of Trifolium pratense cultivar HEN17-A07 linkage group LG6, ARS_RC_1.1, whole genome shotgun sequence:
- the LOC123891570 gene encoding putative nuclease HARBI1, producing MKYLLKQGNRFLYSHGWTWVRETLNTPGESYNMFRMETHAILKLEKLLVSRGWLHPSKEMTSLEALAMFLWSCAHSETNRNIQNKFGKSGETVSRKFTEVLESLCLLAKEIVKPPDFNFVEIPSKIKDDRRYWPYFEGCIGAIDGTHIPAIVPTKDQIPYIGRKGYPTQNVMLVCNFDMLITFVVVGWPGTAHDTRILSSVIEEMKSVFPHPPEGKYYLVDAGYPNMKGYLSPYKGERYHIPDFRDGSPAEGIREVFNHAHSSLRNVIERTIGVWKKRWHILCDMRPFPLIKQQKIIVATTALHNFIRICGVEDVEFNKCDQNRGYIPEREEERNTNEDMSSHNLRRVQDGSYMDRARNQIATRLLENKIV from the exons ATGAAGTACCTATTGAAGCAAGGTAATAGATTTCTTTATTCTCATGGATGGACTTGGGTTCGAGAAACTCTTAACACTCCAGGTGAAagttataacatgtttagaatGGAAACTCATGCTATATTGAAACTTGAAAAATTATTAGTGAGTAGGGGATGGTTGCACCCATCTAAAGAAATGACGTCATTGGAGGCACTTGCTATGTTTCTTTGGAGTTGTGCGCATAGTGAAACTAATCgaaatattcaaaataaatttggaaagtCGGGAGAGACCGTAAGTAGGAAGTTTACTGAAGTTCTAGAAAGTTTATGTTTACTAGCAAAAGAAATTGTGAAGCCTCCAGATTTTAACTTTGTAGAAATTCCCTCCAAAATCAAGGATGATCGAAGGTATTGGCCATACTTTGAAGGATGCATCGGTGCTATAGATGGAACACATATTCCTGCAATTGTTCCCACTAAAGATCAAATTCCCTATATTGGAAGAAAGGGATATCCAACACAGAACGTCATGTTAGTGTGTAACTTTGATATGTTAAtcacttttgttgttgttggatggCCTGGTACTGCACATGACACTCGTATTCTTTCGTCTGTTattgaagaaatgaaaagtGTTTTCCCTCATCCTCCTGAAG gaAAATACTATTTAGTTGATGCTGGATATCCAAACATGAAAGGATATTTATCACCATATAAAGGTGAAAGATATCATATTCCTGATTTTAGAGATGGAAGTCCAGCAGAAGGCATACGTGAAGTATTCAATCATGCACATTCTTCATTGAGAAATGTCATTGAAAGAACAATTGGCGTTTGGAAGAAGAGGTGGCATATTTTATGTGATATGAGACCATTTCCACTAATCAAACAACAAAAGATCATAGTTGCAACAACAGCGCTCCATAACTTCATTCGAATATGTGGTGTTGAAGATGTGGAATTTAACAAGTGTGATCAAAACCGTGGGTATATACCGGAgcgtgaagaagaaagaaatactAATGAAGATATGAGTTCACACAATCTTAGAAGAGTACAAGATGGGAGCTATATGGATAGAGCTAGAAATCAAATAGCCACTAGATTGTTGGAAAACAAAATCGTTTAA
- the LOC123893225 gene encoding protein trichome birefringence-like 3 isoform X2 yields MIPSGIMKVHRGKMPFSIIIITICVLVFIVVLYAERLSFISSNSIFKFKPCPRKNTKPNKPKSSDKKVDEEIVNTTWIDDRFEFDSEECNIANGKWVFNQSIKPIYTDITCPYIDRQFSCIKNGRNDSDYQHWEWQPEDCTLPSFNPMLALKKLQGKRLLFVGDSLQRNQWESFICLVEWIIPEKKKSMHRGLVHSVFKAKEYNATIEFYWAPYLVESNTDIKIIGDTKKRIIKVDAIKERATNWTGVDILVFNTYVWWMSGARIKSLWGSFANGQEGYEEFDTPVAYKLALKTWANWVDSTINPNKTRVFFTTMSPTHTRSQDWGNMKDEKCFNETKPVRKKKHWGTGSDKRIMSVVAKVVKKMKVPVTFINITQISEYRIDGHSSVYTENGGKLLSEEERTNPQNADCIHWCLPGVPDTWNQIFLALL; encoded by the exons ATGATCCCTTCTGGAATAATGAAGGTTCATAGAGGAAAAATGCCTTTCTCCATCATTATCATCACAATTTGTGTTCTTGTTTTCATAGTTGTTTTGTATGCTGAGAGACTCAGTTTTATTTCTTCTAACTCCATTTTCAAGTTTAAACCTTGTCCAAGAAAGAACACTAAACCAAATAAACCAAAATCAA GTGATAAAAAAGTTGATGAGGAGATTGTAAATACAACATGGATTGATGACAGATTTGAATTTGACTCAGAAGAATGCAACATTGCCAATGGAAAATGGGTTTTTAACCAATCAATAAAACCTATCTACACTGACATAACTTGTCCATATATAGATAGACAATTTTCTTGTATAAAAAATGGTAGAAATGATTCTGATTACCAACATTGGGAGTGGCAGCCAGAAGATTGTACCTTGCCAAG ttttaaTCCTATGTTGGCACTTAAAAAGCTTCAAGGGAAAAGGTTACTATTTGTAGGGGATTCACTGCAAAGAAATCAATGGGAATCTTTTATCTGTTTGGTAGAATGGATTATACCTGAAAAGAAGAAATCTATGCATAGAGGACTTGTTCATTCAGTCTTCAAAGCTAAG GAATACAATGCTACTATAGAATTCTATTGGGCCCCATATTTGGTAGAATCCAACACTGACATAAAAATCATTGGAGATACAAAGAAAAGGATAATTAAAGTTGATGCTATTAAAGAGAGAGCAACAAATTGGACAGGAGTAGATATCCTTGTTTTCAATACCTATGTTTGGTGGATGAGTGGTGCTAGGATTAAATCATT ATGGGGTTCATTTGCTAATGGACAAGAAGGGTATGAAGAATTTGACACACCAGTTGCTTACAAATTAGCTTTGAAGACTTGGGCTAATTGGGTTGACTCAACtatcaatccaaacaaaactAGAGTCTTCTTCACAACAATGTCACCTACACATACAAG GAGTCAAGATTGGGGGAACATGAAAGATGAAAAATGCTTCAATGAGACAAAACCAGTAAGAAAAAAGAAGCATTGGGGAACAGGTTCTGATAAACGAATAATGAGTGTGGTAGCAAAAGTtgtgaagaaaatgaaagttcCAGTTACATTTATCAACATAACACAAATATCAGAATATAGAATTGATGGTCATTCTTCAGTGTATACTGAAAATGGAGGAAAATTATtaagtgaagaagaaagaactaATCCACAAAATGCAGATTGTATACATTGGTGTTTGCCTGGTGTTCCTGATACTTGGAATCAAATATTTTTGGCATTGTTGTAA
- the LOC123893225 gene encoding protein trichome birefringence-like 3 isoform X1, with protein sequence MIPSGIMKVHRGKMPFSIIIITICVLVFIVVLYAERLSFISSNSIFKFKPCPRKNTKPNKPKSTGDKKVDEEIVNTTWIDDRFEFDSEECNIANGKWVFNQSIKPIYTDITCPYIDRQFSCIKNGRNDSDYQHWEWQPEDCTLPSFNPMLALKKLQGKRLLFVGDSLQRNQWESFICLVEWIIPEKKKSMHRGLVHSVFKAKEYNATIEFYWAPYLVESNTDIKIIGDTKKRIIKVDAIKERATNWTGVDILVFNTYVWWMSGARIKSLWGSFANGQEGYEEFDTPVAYKLALKTWANWVDSTINPNKTRVFFTTMSPTHTRSQDWGNMKDEKCFNETKPVRKKKHWGTGSDKRIMSVVAKVVKKMKVPVTFINITQISEYRIDGHSSVYTENGGKLLSEEERTNPQNADCIHWCLPGVPDTWNQIFLALL encoded by the exons ATGATCCCTTCTGGAATAATGAAGGTTCATAGAGGAAAAATGCCTTTCTCCATCATTATCATCACAATTTGTGTTCTTGTTTTCATAGTTGTTTTGTATGCTGAGAGACTCAGTTTTATTTCTTCTAACTCCATTTTCAAGTTTAAACCTTGTCCAAGAAAGAACACTAAACCAAATAAACCAAAATCAA CAGGTGATAAAAAAGTTGATGAGGAGATTGTAAATACAACATGGATTGATGACAGATTTGAATTTGACTCAGAAGAATGCAACATTGCCAATGGAAAATGGGTTTTTAACCAATCAATAAAACCTATCTACACTGACATAACTTGTCCATATATAGATAGACAATTTTCTTGTATAAAAAATGGTAGAAATGATTCTGATTACCAACATTGGGAGTGGCAGCCAGAAGATTGTACCTTGCCAAG ttttaaTCCTATGTTGGCACTTAAAAAGCTTCAAGGGAAAAGGTTACTATTTGTAGGGGATTCACTGCAAAGAAATCAATGGGAATCTTTTATCTGTTTGGTAGAATGGATTATACCTGAAAAGAAGAAATCTATGCATAGAGGACTTGTTCATTCAGTCTTCAAAGCTAAG GAATACAATGCTACTATAGAATTCTATTGGGCCCCATATTTGGTAGAATCCAACACTGACATAAAAATCATTGGAGATACAAAGAAAAGGATAATTAAAGTTGATGCTATTAAAGAGAGAGCAACAAATTGGACAGGAGTAGATATCCTTGTTTTCAATACCTATGTTTGGTGGATGAGTGGTGCTAGGATTAAATCATT ATGGGGTTCATTTGCTAATGGACAAGAAGGGTATGAAGAATTTGACACACCAGTTGCTTACAAATTAGCTTTGAAGACTTGGGCTAATTGGGTTGACTCAACtatcaatccaaacaaaactAGAGTCTTCTTCACAACAATGTCACCTACACATACAAG GAGTCAAGATTGGGGGAACATGAAAGATGAAAAATGCTTCAATGAGACAAAACCAGTAAGAAAAAAGAAGCATTGGGGAACAGGTTCTGATAAACGAATAATGAGTGTGGTAGCAAAAGTtgtgaagaaaatgaaagttcCAGTTACATTTATCAACATAACACAAATATCAGAATATAGAATTGATGGTCATTCTTCAGTGTATACTGAAAATGGAGGAAAATTATtaagtgaagaagaaagaactaATCCACAAAATGCAGATTGTATACATTGGTGTTTGCCTGGTGTTCCTGATACTTGGAATCAAATATTTTTGGCATTGTTGTAA